Proteins encoded together in one Anticarsia gemmatalis isolate Benzon Research Colony breed Stoneville strain chromosome 1, ilAntGemm2 primary, whole genome shotgun sequence window:
- the gpp gene encoding DOT1 like histone lysine methyltransferase grappa isoform X1, giving the protein MALDLRLHSPAGAEPVVYTWPLTSGHGSDKHDGALEIVETIRWVCDDLPEMKAALENNILCDYDTHSYESMRALCDRFNRAIDSVVALEKGTSLPAQRLNKYPSRGLLKHILQQTYNQAVSDPDKLNQYEPFSPEVYGETSYELVCQMIDQIDITAEDVFVDLGSGVGQVVLQMAAATPCRICLGVEKAEVPSKYAESMDFYFRTWMRWYGKKYGEYKLIKGDFLLDEHREKINAATIVFVNNFAFGPHVDHQLKERFADLKDGAKIVSSKSFCPLNFRITDRNLSDIGTIMHVSEMSPLKGSVSWTGKPVSYYLHIIDRTKLERYFQRLKNPKLKVSKRGSQNGCDEGEGSKRHLSAPPTRQPTPDLLNGNSNHSTASLPERRRKVARPRPVRGENGRTRARAAVAKRRVVRRSSDDSDEESSGTDDAPPGPEPAPREWGAPWASSSDSNRSRRPASKRSASAGGARRRAARAKRRRAAPAAIAGLDLLHSTTLASTLHNGAVTAPPPGCVEQRLSALGVQLQPAERLHSELDIPRSPHTPYSLQLLLDMFRDQYLAFIQRMNTPEYANEIRHQIDKEKERNQKLKSRASQLDKQISVLISDSVALLKARMSELGIHANNTVDLLAKAKEIVGRHKELQSKASKLQAQVNNIEAEQAMLVKQRTFEITEKYRQLGHIPPDVEITQSIAHDCILKEISATLAHRKRLHAQVGHLQNEIIQMERASEQKSTPPTVPVATVKPHTVNNKPRKSREHRSRSQEWPDVPDVGKIEEQNPELLAQKILETGRQIEAGKISKPNVIVNGYPREQERLVDHHRHPKAVTPIHRTQPQRPGAPPPAALAHRQSPVKHQKPLNVVAKVQESPKVINFEDRLKSIITSVLNEDQEQRKATRPPAPNHAYANGFVRQPAAAHAFPPRPPPAPPGPHSPLAHAAPYARAPRELRRERYPPYERRHEPRAPGPQPDYTQVSPAKLALRRHLSQERLAAPGARTIGDLVNGEIERTLEISNQSIINAAVNMSARYHEPAGPNQPLEGLAACLQARVLASEYWRGRNAAGPEAEEGKRRSPGAEPHSNTSTPLVDELPDGARLAGNAVAPGPPRARPAPPDRLTTRSVTEGEGGEEVDESKWQDRIAFRFDQIISFASTAMEDKRRRSDEACNTSPDSGIGHGEAGAAAGAAAARAPGSPPAAHFKKRFFRRERWGAWGGAAPAVDWERPPM; this is encoded by the exons ATGGCTTTGGATTTACGCCTGCATTCTCCTGCAGGCGCGGAACCTGTTGTTTATACATGGCCCCTCACTTCAGGTCATGGCTCG GACAAACACGATGGGGCCTTGGAGATAGTAGAAACCATaag GTGGGTGTGCGACGATTTGCCAGAGATGAAGGCGGCTCTGGAAAACAACATCTTGTGCGACTACGACACCCACTCGTACGAGAGCATGAGAGCCCTATGCGACCGTTTCAACCGCGCCATAGACTCCGTCGTCGCTCTG gAAAAAGGCACGTCATTACCAGCTCAACGGTTGAACAAGTATCCGTCAAGAGGTTTGCTAAAACACATACTTCAGCAAACGTATAACCAAGCAGTGTCTGACCCGGATAAACTGAACCAGTATGAACCCTTCTCACCTGAG GTATACGGCGAGACATCATACGAGTTGGTGTGTCAGATGATAGATCAAATTGACATAACTGCCGAGGATGTGTTCGTGGACTTGGGCTCGGGCGTTGGGCAGGTGGTGCTACAAATGGCGGCCGCAACACCTTGCCGCATCTGCCTCGGAGTTGAAAAAGCGGAAGTTCCTAGCAAATACGCTGAG AGTATGGATTTTTACTTTAGAACATGGATGAGATGGTACGGTAAAAAATATGGAgagtataaattaataaagggCGACTTTTTGTTGGATGAACATAGAGAGAAAATAAACGCCGCTACAATAGTTTTCGTCAACAACTTTGCATTCGGACCACATGTAGACCATCAGTTAAAGGAAAGATTCGCCGATTTGAAGGACGGTGCTAAAATTGTATCATCGAAGAGTTTCTGCCCGCTGAACTTCAGGATAACGGACAGGAACCTGAGCGACATCGGGACCATCATGCACGTCAGCGAGATGTCACCGTTGAAGGGATCTGTCTCGTGGACGGGGAAGCCAGTCTCTTACTATTTACACATTATAGATAGGACCAAATTGGAGAGATATTTTCAAAGACTGAAAAATCCGAAACTCAAGGTCAGCAAAAGG gGTTCACAAAATGGATGTGATGAAGGCGAAGGTAGTAAGCGACACTTGAGTGCGCCGCCGACGCGACAACCCACGCCCGACCTGCTCAACGGTAACAGCAACCATAGCACTGCCTCGCTGCCAGAACGACGAAGGAAAGTGGCACGACCAAGGCCCGTCCG gGGTGAGAACGGTCGGACACGAGCGCGCGCCGCGGTGGCCAAGCGGCGCGTGGTGCGGCGCTCCAGCGACGATAGTGACGAGGAGTCCAGCGGGACCGACGACGCGCCACCCGGACCTGAACCTGCGCCCCGCGAGTGGGGCGCGCCTTGGGCTTCCTCTTCAGACTCaa ATCGCAGTCGGCGTCCGGCCAGTAAGCGCAGTGCTAGCGCGGGGGGTGCCCGcaggcgcgcggcgcgggccaAGCGTCGCCGCGCCGCTCCCGCCGCCATCGCCGGCCTCGACTTGCTCCACTCCACTACGCTCGCTTCCACTTTACACAATGGCGCC GTGACGGCCCCGCCGCCGGGCTGCGTGGAGCAGCGGCTGTCGGCGCTGGGCGTGCAGCTGCAGCCGGCCGAGCGCCTGCACTCGGAGCTGGACATCCCGCGCTCGCCGCACACGCCCTACAGCCTGCAGCTGCTGCTGGACATGTTCCGCGACCAGTACCTCGCCTTCATCCAGCGTATGAACACGCCCGAGTATGCCAATGAGATCCGACACCAGATAGACAAGGAAAAG GAGAGAAACCAGAAACTGAAGTCTCGCGCGTCTCAGTTAGATAAACAAATCAGTGTTCTCATCAGTGACAGTGTCGCTTTGTTAAAAGCGCGAATGAGTGAGCTGGGTATACACGCCAATAACACGGTGGATCTGTTGGCGAAAGCGAAGGAAATTGTAGGCAGACATAAAGAATTGCAGAGCAAAGCTAGCAAATTGCAAGCgcag gtaaataatattgaagctGAACAAGCTATGCTCGTTAAACAAAGGACTTTTGAAATAACCGAAAAATATCGCCAGTTAGGTCATATACCACCAGACGTCGAGATTACCCAAAGTATAGCACACGATTGTATCTTGAAAGAAATATCTGCTACTTTGGCACATAGAAAACGGTTACACGCACAGGTAGGTCATCTGCAGAATGAAATCATTCAGATGGAGAGAGCTAGTGAACAAAAGTCCACCCCGCCGACCGTACCGGTAGCTACCGTCAAACCTCACACTGTTAATAATAAACCGAGAAAATCTAGGGAGCACCGATCACGATCGCAAGAGTGGCCCGACGTCCCGGACGTCGGAAAAATAGAAGAGCAAAATCCGGAGCTTTTGGCACAGAAGATACTAGAGACCGGACGACAAATAGAAGCGGGGAAGATCTCGAAACCTAACGTCATCGTGAACGGGTACCCTCGGGAGCAGGAGAGACTCGTAGATCACCACCGCCACCCGAAGGCCGTCACACCCATTCACCGAACGCAGCCCCAGCGGCCGGgcgccccgccgcccgccgcgctcgCGCACCGCCAGTCGCCCGTCAAGCACCAGAAGCCTCTGAACGTGGTCGCCAAGGTGCAGGAGTCGCCGAAAGTGATCAACTTCGAGGACAGGCTGAAGAGCATCATCACGTCCGTGCTCAACGAGGACCAGGAGCAGCGGAAGGCGACGCGGCCGCCGGCGCCGAACCACGCGTACGCCAACGGCTTCGTGCGCCAGCCCGCCGCCGCGCACGCCttcccgccgcgcccgccgcccgcgccgcccggcCCGCACTCGCCGCTGGCCCACGCCGCGCCCTACGCGCGCGCGCCCCGCGAGCTGCGGCGCGAGCGCTACCCGCCCTACGAGCGCCGCCACGAGCCGCGCGCGCCCGGCCCGCAGCCCGACTACACGCAG GTGTCCCCGGCCAAGCTGGCGCTGCGCCGCCACCTGTCGCAGGAGCGGCTCGCGGCGCCCGGCGCGCGCACCATCGGCGACCTCGTCAACGGCGAGATCGAGCGCACGCTCGAGATCTCCAACCAGAGCATAATCAACGCGGCCGTCAACATGAGCGCGCGCTACCACGAGCCGGCCGGCCCGAACCAACCGCTCGAAG GTCTAGCGGCTTGCCTGCAGGCTCGCGTGCTAGCGTCCGAGTACTGGCGCGGACGCAACGCGGCGGGCCCCGAAGCGGAGGAGGGCAAGCGGCGCTCGCCGGGCGCCGAGCCGCACTCCAACACGTCGACGCCGCTGGTGGACGAGCTGCCGGACGGCGCGCGCCTGGCAGGTAACGCGGTCGCGCCCGGCCCCCCGCGCGctcgccccgcgccgcccgatCGACTCACCACCCGCTCCGTTACAGAGGGCGAGGGCGGCGAGGAGGTCGACGAGAGCAAGTGGCAGGACCGGATAGCGTTCCGGTTCGACCAGATCATATCGTTCGCGTCCACGGCGATGGAGGACAAGCGGCGCCGCTCGGACGAGGCGTGCAACACGTCGCCCGACTCGGGCATCGGGCACGGCGAGGCGGGCGCCGCGGCGGGCGCGGCTGCGGCGCGGGCCCCGGgctcgccgcccgccgcgcACTTCAAGAAGCGCTTCTTCCGGCGCGAGCGCTGGGGCGCGtggggcggcgcggcgccggccGTGGACTGGGAGCGCCCGCCCATGTGA
- the gpp gene encoding DOT1 like histone lysine methyltransferase grappa isoform X3 produces the protein MALDLRLHSPAGAEPVVYTWPLTSGHGSDKHDGALEIVETIRWVCDDLPEMKAALENNILCDYDTHSYESMRALCDRFNRAIDSVVALEKGTSLPAQRLNKYPSRGLLKHILQQTYNQAVSDPDKLNQYEPFSPEVYGETSYELVCQMIDQIDITAEDVFVDLGSGVGQVVLQMAAATPCRICLGVEKAEVPSKYAESMDFYFRTWMRWYGKKYGEYKLIKGDFLLDEHREKINAATIVFVNNFAFGPHVDHQLKERFADLKDGAKIVSSKSFCPLNFRITDRNLSDIGTIMHVSEMSPLKGSVSWTGKPVSYYLHIIDRTKLERYFQRLKNPKLKVSKRGSQNGCDEGEGSKRHLSAPPTRQPTPDLLNGNSNHSTASLPERRRKVARPRPVRGENGRTRARAAVAKRRVVRRSSDDSDEESSGTDDAPPGPEPAPREWGAPWASSSDSNRSRRPASKRSASAGGARRRAARAKRRRAAPAAIAGLDLLHSTTLASTLHNGAVTAPPPGCVEQRLSALGVQLQPAERLHSELDIPRSPHTPYSLQLLLDMFRDQYLAFIQRMNTPEYANEIRHQIDKEKERNQKLKSRASQLDKQISVLISDSVALLKARMSELGIHANNTVDLLAKAKEIVGRHKELQSKASKLQAQVNNIEAEQAMLVKQRTFEITEKYRQLGHIPPDVEITQSIAHDCILKEISATLAHRKRLHAQVGHLQNEIIQMERASEQKSTPPTVPVATVKPHTVNNKPRKSREHRSRSQEWPDVPDVGKIEEQNPELLAQKILETGRQIEAGKISKPNVIVNGYPREQERLVDHHRHPKAVTPIHRTQPQRPGAPPPAALAHRQSPVKHQKPLNVVAKVQESPKVINFEDRLKSIITSVLNEDQEQRKATRPPAPNHAYANGFVRQPAAAHAFPPRPPPAPPGPHSPLAHAAPYARAPRELRRERYPPYERRHEPRAPGPQPDYTQVSPAKLALRRHLSQERLAAPGARTIGDLVNGEIERTLEISNQSIINAAVNMSARYHEPAGPNQPLEGLAACLQARVLASEYWRGRNAAGPEAEEGKRRSPGAEPHSNTSTPLVDELPDGARLAEGEGGEEVDESKWQDRIAFRFDQIISFASTAMEDKRRRSDEACNTSPDSGIGHGEAGAAAGAAAARAPGSPPAAHFKKRFFRRERWGAWGGAAPAVDWERPPM, from the exons ATGGCTTTGGATTTACGCCTGCATTCTCCTGCAGGCGCGGAACCTGTTGTTTATACATGGCCCCTCACTTCAGGTCATGGCTCG GACAAACACGATGGGGCCTTGGAGATAGTAGAAACCATaag GTGGGTGTGCGACGATTTGCCAGAGATGAAGGCGGCTCTGGAAAACAACATCTTGTGCGACTACGACACCCACTCGTACGAGAGCATGAGAGCCCTATGCGACCGTTTCAACCGCGCCATAGACTCCGTCGTCGCTCTG gAAAAAGGCACGTCATTACCAGCTCAACGGTTGAACAAGTATCCGTCAAGAGGTTTGCTAAAACACATACTTCAGCAAACGTATAACCAAGCAGTGTCTGACCCGGATAAACTGAACCAGTATGAACCCTTCTCACCTGAG GTATACGGCGAGACATCATACGAGTTGGTGTGTCAGATGATAGATCAAATTGACATAACTGCCGAGGATGTGTTCGTGGACTTGGGCTCGGGCGTTGGGCAGGTGGTGCTACAAATGGCGGCCGCAACACCTTGCCGCATCTGCCTCGGAGTTGAAAAAGCGGAAGTTCCTAGCAAATACGCTGAG AGTATGGATTTTTACTTTAGAACATGGATGAGATGGTACGGTAAAAAATATGGAgagtataaattaataaagggCGACTTTTTGTTGGATGAACATAGAGAGAAAATAAACGCCGCTACAATAGTTTTCGTCAACAACTTTGCATTCGGACCACATGTAGACCATCAGTTAAAGGAAAGATTCGCCGATTTGAAGGACGGTGCTAAAATTGTATCATCGAAGAGTTTCTGCCCGCTGAACTTCAGGATAACGGACAGGAACCTGAGCGACATCGGGACCATCATGCACGTCAGCGAGATGTCACCGTTGAAGGGATCTGTCTCGTGGACGGGGAAGCCAGTCTCTTACTATTTACACATTATAGATAGGACCAAATTGGAGAGATATTTTCAAAGACTGAAAAATCCGAAACTCAAGGTCAGCAAAAGG gGTTCACAAAATGGATGTGATGAAGGCGAAGGTAGTAAGCGACACTTGAGTGCGCCGCCGACGCGACAACCCACGCCCGACCTGCTCAACGGTAACAGCAACCATAGCACTGCCTCGCTGCCAGAACGACGAAGGAAAGTGGCACGACCAAGGCCCGTCCG gGGTGAGAACGGTCGGACACGAGCGCGCGCCGCGGTGGCCAAGCGGCGCGTGGTGCGGCGCTCCAGCGACGATAGTGACGAGGAGTCCAGCGGGACCGACGACGCGCCACCCGGACCTGAACCTGCGCCCCGCGAGTGGGGCGCGCCTTGGGCTTCCTCTTCAGACTCaa ATCGCAGTCGGCGTCCGGCCAGTAAGCGCAGTGCTAGCGCGGGGGGTGCCCGcaggcgcgcggcgcgggccaAGCGTCGCCGCGCCGCTCCCGCCGCCATCGCCGGCCTCGACTTGCTCCACTCCACTACGCTCGCTTCCACTTTACACAATGGCGCC GTGACGGCCCCGCCGCCGGGCTGCGTGGAGCAGCGGCTGTCGGCGCTGGGCGTGCAGCTGCAGCCGGCCGAGCGCCTGCACTCGGAGCTGGACATCCCGCGCTCGCCGCACACGCCCTACAGCCTGCAGCTGCTGCTGGACATGTTCCGCGACCAGTACCTCGCCTTCATCCAGCGTATGAACACGCCCGAGTATGCCAATGAGATCCGACACCAGATAGACAAGGAAAAG GAGAGAAACCAGAAACTGAAGTCTCGCGCGTCTCAGTTAGATAAACAAATCAGTGTTCTCATCAGTGACAGTGTCGCTTTGTTAAAAGCGCGAATGAGTGAGCTGGGTATACACGCCAATAACACGGTGGATCTGTTGGCGAAAGCGAAGGAAATTGTAGGCAGACATAAAGAATTGCAGAGCAAAGCTAGCAAATTGCAAGCgcag gtaaataatattgaagctGAACAAGCTATGCTCGTTAAACAAAGGACTTTTGAAATAACCGAAAAATATCGCCAGTTAGGTCATATACCACCAGACGTCGAGATTACCCAAAGTATAGCACACGATTGTATCTTGAAAGAAATATCTGCTACTTTGGCACATAGAAAACGGTTACACGCACAGGTAGGTCATCTGCAGAATGAAATCATTCAGATGGAGAGAGCTAGTGAACAAAAGTCCACCCCGCCGACCGTACCGGTAGCTACCGTCAAACCTCACACTGTTAATAATAAACCGAGAAAATCTAGGGAGCACCGATCACGATCGCAAGAGTGGCCCGACGTCCCGGACGTCGGAAAAATAGAAGAGCAAAATCCGGAGCTTTTGGCACAGAAGATACTAGAGACCGGACGACAAATAGAAGCGGGGAAGATCTCGAAACCTAACGTCATCGTGAACGGGTACCCTCGGGAGCAGGAGAGACTCGTAGATCACCACCGCCACCCGAAGGCCGTCACACCCATTCACCGAACGCAGCCCCAGCGGCCGGgcgccccgccgcccgccgcgctcgCGCACCGCCAGTCGCCCGTCAAGCACCAGAAGCCTCTGAACGTGGTCGCCAAGGTGCAGGAGTCGCCGAAAGTGATCAACTTCGAGGACAGGCTGAAGAGCATCATCACGTCCGTGCTCAACGAGGACCAGGAGCAGCGGAAGGCGACGCGGCCGCCGGCGCCGAACCACGCGTACGCCAACGGCTTCGTGCGCCAGCCCGCCGCCGCGCACGCCttcccgccgcgcccgccgcccgcgccgcccggcCCGCACTCGCCGCTGGCCCACGCCGCGCCCTACGCGCGCGCGCCCCGCGAGCTGCGGCGCGAGCGCTACCCGCCCTACGAGCGCCGCCACGAGCCGCGCGCGCCCGGCCCGCAGCCCGACTACACGCAG GTGTCCCCGGCCAAGCTGGCGCTGCGCCGCCACCTGTCGCAGGAGCGGCTCGCGGCGCCCGGCGCGCGCACCATCGGCGACCTCGTCAACGGCGAGATCGAGCGCACGCTCGAGATCTCCAACCAGAGCATAATCAACGCGGCCGTCAACATGAGCGCGCGCTACCACGAGCCGGCCGGCCCGAACCAACCGCTCGAAG GTCTAGCGGCTTGCCTGCAGGCTCGCGTGCTAGCGTCCGAGTACTGGCGCGGACGCAACGCGGCGGGCCCCGAAGCGGAGGAGGGCAAGCGGCGCTCGCCGGGCGCCGAGCCGCACTCCAACACGTCGACGCCGCTGGTGGACGAGCTGCCGGACGGCGCGCGCCTGGCAG AGGGCGAGGGCGGCGAGGAGGTCGACGAGAGCAAGTGGCAGGACCGGATAGCGTTCCGGTTCGACCAGATCATATCGTTCGCGTCCACGGCGATGGAGGACAAGCGGCGCCGCTCGGACGAGGCGTGCAACACGTCGCCCGACTCGGGCATCGGGCACGGCGAGGCGGGCGCCGCGGCGGGCGCGGCTGCGGCGCGGGCCCCGGgctcgccgcccgccgcgcACTTCAAGAAGCGCTTCTTCCGGCGCGAGCGCTGGGGCGCGtggggcggcgcggcgccggccGTGGACTGGGAGCGCCCGCCCATGTGA
- the gpp gene encoding DOT1 like histone lysine methyltransferase grappa isoform X2: MALDLRLHSPAGAEPVVYTWPLTSGHGSDKHDGALEIVETIRWVCDDLPEMKAALENNILCDYDTHSYESMRALCDRFNRAIDSVVALEKGTSLPAQRLNKYPSRGLLKHILQQTYNQAVSDPDKLNQYEPFSPEVYGETSYELVCQMIDQIDITAEDVFVDLGSGVGQVVLQMAAATPCRICLGVEKAEVPSKYAESMDFYFRTWMRWYGKKYGEYKLIKGDFLLDEHREKINAATIVFVNNFAFGPHVDHQLKERFADLKDGAKIVSSKSFCPLNFRITDRNLSDIGTIMHVSEMSPLKGSVSWTGKPVSYYLHIIDRTKLERYFQRLKNPKLKGSQNGCDEGEGSKRHLSAPPTRQPTPDLLNGNSNHSTASLPERRRKVARPRPVRGENGRTRARAAVAKRRVVRRSSDDSDEESSGTDDAPPGPEPAPREWGAPWASSSDSNRSRRPASKRSASAGGARRRAARAKRRRAAPAAIAGLDLLHSTTLASTLHNGAVTAPPPGCVEQRLSALGVQLQPAERLHSELDIPRSPHTPYSLQLLLDMFRDQYLAFIQRMNTPEYANEIRHQIDKEKERNQKLKSRASQLDKQISVLISDSVALLKARMSELGIHANNTVDLLAKAKEIVGRHKELQSKASKLQAQVNNIEAEQAMLVKQRTFEITEKYRQLGHIPPDVEITQSIAHDCILKEISATLAHRKRLHAQVGHLQNEIIQMERASEQKSTPPTVPVATVKPHTVNNKPRKSREHRSRSQEWPDVPDVGKIEEQNPELLAQKILETGRQIEAGKISKPNVIVNGYPREQERLVDHHRHPKAVTPIHRTQPQRPGAPPPAALAHRQSPVKHQKPLNVVAKVQESPKVINFEDRLKSIITSVLNEDQEQRKATRPPAPNHAYANGFVRQPAAAHAFPPRPPPAPPGPHSPLAHAAPYARAPRELRRERYPPYERRHEPRAPGPQPDYTQVSPAKLALRRHLSQERLAAPGARTIGDLVNGEIERTLEISNQSIINAAVNMSARYHEPAGPNQPLEGLAACLQARVLASEYWRGRNAAGPEAEEGKRRSPGAEPHSNTSTPLVDELPDGARLAGNAVAPGPPRARPAPPDRLTTRSVTEGEGGEEVDESKWQDRIAFRFDQIISFASTAMEDKRRRSDEACNTSPDSGIGHGEAGAAAGAAAARAPGSPPAAHFKKRFFRRERWGAWGGAAPAVDWERPPM; encoded by the exons ATGGCTTTGGATTTACGCCTGCATTCTCCTGCAGGCGCGGAACCTGTTGTTTATACATGGCCCCTCACTTCAGGTCATGGCTCG GACAAACACGATGGGGCCTTGGAGATAGTAGAAACCATaag GTGGGTGTGCGACGATTTGCCAGAGATGAAGGCGGCTCTGGAAAACAACATCTTGTGCGACTACGACACCCACTCGTACGAGAGCATGAGAGCCCTATGCGACCGTTTCAACCGCGCCATAGACTCCGTCGTCGCTCTG gAAAAAGGCACGTCATTACCAGCTCAACGGTTGAACAAGTATCCGTCAAGAGGTTTGCTAAAACACATACTTCAGCAAACGTATAACCAAGCAGTGTCTGACCCGGATAAACTGAACCAGTATGAACCCTTCTCACCTGAG GTATACGGCGAGACATCATACGAGTTGGTGTGTCAGATGATAGATCAAATTGACATAACTGCCGAGGATGTGTTCGTGGACTTGGGCTCGGGCGTTGGGCAGGTGGTGCTACAAATGGCGGCCGCAACACCTTGCCGCATCTGCCTCGGAGTTGAAAAAGCGGAAGTTCCTAGCAAATACGCTGAG AGTATGGATTTTTACTTTAGAACATGGATGAGATGGTACGGTAAAAAATATGGAgagtataaattaataaagggCGACTTTTTGTTGGATGAACATAGAGAGAAAATAAACGCCGCTACAATAGTTTTCGTCAACAACTTTGCATTCGGACCACATGTAGACCATCAGTTAAAGGAAAGATTCGCCGATTTGAAGGACGGTGCTAAAATTGTATCATCGAAGAGTTTCTGCCCGCTGAACTTCAGGATAACGGACAGGAACCTGAGCGACATCGGGACCATCATGCACGTCAGCGAGATGTCACCGTTGAAGGGATCTGTCTCGTGGACGGGGAAGCCAGTCTCTTACTATTTACACATTATAGATAGGACCAAATTGGAGAGATATTTTCAAAGACTGAAAAATCCGAAACTCAAG gGTTCACAAAATGGATGTGATGAAGGCGAAGGTAGTAAGCGACACTTGAGTGCGCCGCCGACGCGACAACCCACGCCCGACCTGCTCAACGGTAACAGCAACCATAGCACTGCCTCGCTGCCAGAACGACGAAGGAAAGTGGCACGACCAAGGCCCGTCCG gGGTGAGAACGGTCGGACACGAGCGCGCGCCGCGGTGGCCAAGCGGCGCGTGGTGCGGCGCTCCAGCGACGATAGTGACGAGGAGTCCAGCGGGACCGACGACGCGCCACCCGGACCTGAACCTGCGCCCCGCGAGTGGGGCGCGCCTTGGGCTTCCTCTTCAGACTCaa ATCGCAGTCGGCGTCCGGCCAGTAAGCGCAGTGCTAGCGCGGGGGGTGCCCGcaggcgcgcggcgcgggccaAGCGTCGCCGCGCCGCTCCCGCCGCCATCGCCGGCCTCGACTTGCTCCACTCCACTACGCTCGCTTCCACTTTACACAATGGCGCC GTGACGGCCCCGCCGCCGGGCTGCGTGGAGCAGCGGCTGTCGGCGCTGGGCGTGCAGCTGCAGCCGGCCGAGCGCCTGCACTCGGAGCTGGACATCCCGCGCTCGCCGCACACGCCCTACAGCCTGCAGCTGCTGCTGGACATGTTCCGCGACCAGTACCTCGCCTTCATCCAGCGTATGAACACGCCCGAGTATGCCAATGAGATCCGACACCAGATAGACAAGGAAAAG GAGAGAAACCAGAAACTGAAGTCTCGCGCGTCTCAGTTAGATAAACAAATCAGTGTTCTCATCAGTGACAGTGTCGCTTTGTTAAAAGCGCGAATGAGTGAGCTGGGTATACACGCCAATAACACGGTGGATCTGTTGGCGAAAGCGAAGGAAATTGTAGGCAGACATAAAGAATTGCAGAGCAAAGCTAGCAAATTGCAAGCgcag gtaaataatattgaagctGAACAAGCTATGCTCGTTAAACAAAGGACTTTTGAAATAACCGAAAAATATCGCCAGTTAGGTCATATACCACCAGACGTCGAGATTACCCAAAGTATAGCACACGATTGTATCTTGAAAGAAATATCTGCTACTTTGGCACATAGAAAACGGTTACACGCACAGGTAGGTCATCTGCAGAATGAAATCATTCAGATGGAGAGAGCTAGTGAACAAAAGTCCACCCCGCCGACCGTACCGGTAGCTACCGTCAAACCTCACACTGTTAATAATAAACCGAGAAAATCTAGGGAGCACCGATCACGATCGCAAGAGTGGCCCGACGTCCCGGACGTCGGAAAAATAGAAGAGCAAAATCCGGAGCTTTTGGCACAGAAGATACTAGAGACCGGACGACAAATAGAAGCGGGGAAGATCTCGAAACCTAACGTCATCGTGAACGGGTACCCTCGGGAGCAGGAGAGACTCGTAGATCACCACCGCCACCCGAAGGCCGTCACACCCATTCACCGAACGCAGCCCCAGCGGCCGGgcgccccgccgcccgccgcgctcgCGCACCGCCAGTCGCCCGTCAAGCACCAGAAGCCTCTGAACGTGGTCGCCAAGGTGCAGGAGTCGCCGAAAGTGATCAACTTCGAGGACAGGCTGAAGAGCATCATCACGTCCGTGCTCAACGAGGACCAGGAGCAGCGGAAGGCGACGCGGCCGCCGGCGCCGAACCACGCGTACGCCAACGGCTTCGTGCGCCAGCCCGCCGCCGCGCACGCCttcccgccgcgcccgccgcccgcgccgcccggcCCGCACTCGCCGCTGGCCCACGCCGCGCCCTACGCGCGCGCGCCCCGCGAGCTGCGGCGCGAGCGCTACCCGCCCTACGAGCGCCGCCACGAGCCGCGCGCGCCCGGCCCGCAGCCCGACTACACGCAG GTGTCCCCGGCCAAGCTGGCGCTGCGCCGCCACCTGTCGCAGGAGCGGCTCGCGGCGCCCGGCGCGCGCACCATCGGCGACCTCGTCAACGGCGAGATCGAGCGCACGCTCGAGATCTCCAACCAGAGCATAATCAACGCGGCCGTCAACATGAGCGCGCGCTACCACGAGCCGGCCGGCCCGAACCAACCGCTCGAAG GTCTAGCGGCTTGCCTGCAGGCTCGCGTGCTAGCGTCCGAGTACTGGCGCGGACGCAACGCGGCGGGCCCCGAAGCGGAGGAGGGCAAGCGGCGCTCGCCGGGCGCCGAGCCGCACTCCAACACGTCGACGCCGCTGGTGGACGAGCTGCCGGACGGCGCGCGCCTGGCAGGTAACGCGGTCGCGCCCGGCCCCCCGCGCGctcgccccgcgccgcccgatCGACTCACCACCCGCTCCGTTACAGAGGGCGAGGGCGGCGAGGAGGTCGACGAGAGCAAGTGGCAGGACCGGATAGCGTTCCGGTTCGACCAGATCATATCGTTCGCGTCCACGGCGATGGAGGACAAGCGGCGCCGCTCGGACGAGGCGTGCAACACGTCGCCCGACTCGGGCATCGGGCACGGCGAGGCGGGCGCCGCGGCGGGCGCGGCTGCGGCGCGGGCCCCGGgctcgccgcccgccgcgcACTTCAAGAAGCGCTTCTTCCGGCGCGAGCGCTGGGGCGCGtggggcggcgcggcgccggccGTGGACTGGGAGCGCCCGCCCATGTGA